A genomic stretch from Dyella sp. M7H15-1 includes:
- a CDS encoding dicarboxylate/amino acid:cation symporter, protein MSSVSASLATRILWGLVIGVVAAIITLGLGQFFPGVLKTMQSISIAVFDPLGQIFLRMLFFVVIPLVFASLASGVVQLGQLNRLGPLAWRTFALFAANMVIAVIIGLIMMNVLQPGHHLDPASKDLLMQQYGVSAGQTVERSQERPAMSFALLVDMFMPRNLFGAFVGNHRAVLGDVLPLIVFAILVGAAGTQLDDEKRQKLQASLDLICDVMTGIVGFALKLAPYAVPAMIYSVIVKVGAGILLTLSVFVVGCTVALALHLFGTMSVWLRLLAKRSPFSYFRQIRPLLVTAFSTSSSSASLPASIAMARDDLKLTPSTVGFVLPLGATMNMSGTALFEGCVVLFVAQTFGVELAVGQQCVLMLLSVLSAVAVAGIPGGSLPLIAGLLAMFGVPPEGIGIVLGVDRILDMLRTTVNVGSDIVTATVVDTQMRGTISSSAPTTI, encoded by the coding sequence ATGAGCAGCGTATCCGCTTCACTTGCCACACGCATTCTCTGGGGCCTGGTCATCGGTGTGGTCGCCGCCATCATCACCCTGGGACTGGGGCAATTTTTTCCAGGCGTGTTGAAGACTATGCAGTCGATATCGATCGCGGTATTCGATCCGCTCGGACAGATCTTTCTGCGCATGTTGTTCTTCGTGGTGATCCCGCTAGTGTTTGCCTCGCTCGCTTCTGGCGTGGTGCAACTGGGCCAACTGAATCGGCTGGGCCCGCTGGCATGGCGTACGTTTGCGTTGTTTGCCGCCAACATGGTGATCGCCGTGATCATCGGCCTGATCATGATGAATGTACTGCAGCCAGGTCATCATCTTGACCCTGCATCCAAAGACCTGCTGATGCAGCAATACGGCGTCAGCGCCGGGCAAACAGTGGAACGCTCCCAAGAGCGCCCGGCAATGAGCTTTGCTCTGCTGGTGGATATGTTCATGCCGCGCAATCTGTTCGGCGCATTCGTCGGCAACCATCGGGCGGTATTGGGCGATGTGCTGCCCTTGATCGTATTCGCGATTCTGGTTGGTGCCGCGGGCACGCAATTGGATGATGAAAAGAGGCAGAAACTGCAAGCAAGCCTGGACCTTATCTGCGATGTGATGACCGGCATCGTCGGTTTCGCCCTGAAACTCGCACCCTATGCTGTGCCGGCGATGATCTACAGCGTGATTGTGAAAGTAGGCGCCGGCATCCTGCTGACGCTTTCCGTATTCGTGGTCGGTTGCACCGTTGCGCTGGCTTTGCACTTGTTCGGCACCATGTCGGTGTGGCTGCGCCTGCTGGCGAAACGTTCGCCGTTCAGTTATTTCCGCCAGATCCGCCCATTGCTCGTCACTGCATTTTCTACCAGCTCCAGCAGCGCTTCGCTGCCGGCGTCGATTGCCATGGCACGTGATGACCTGAAGCTAACACCGAGCACGGTAGGTTTCGTGTTGCCGCTCGGCGCCACGATGAATATGAGCGGCACGGCACTGTTTGAAGGCTGCGTGGTGCTGTTTGTGGCACAAACCTTCGGTGTGGAGCTGGCGGTGGGCCAGCAATGTGTGTTGATGTTGTTGTCGGTGCTGAGCGCGGTGGCGGTGGCGGGCATTCCTGGTGGCTCTCTACCCTTGATCGCCGGCCTGCTGGCGATGTTCGGTGTGCCACCGGAAGGCATTGGCATTGTGCTGGGCGTGGATCGCATCCTGGACATGTTGCGCACCACGGTGAACGTGGGCAGCGATATCGTTACGGCCACGGTGGTGGATACCCAGATGCGGGGCACTATCTCCTCCTCAGCACCGACTACCATCTGA